A window from Thermodesulfobacteriota bacterium encodes these proteins:
- a CDS encoding NrdH-redoxin, translating into MAKEFLSQKGYAFTEYDVTKDRAALDEMVRISGARSVPVIAACNEVMIGFDKARLEQMLSCLKQRTEI; encoded by the coding sequence ATGGCGAAGGAGTTCCTTTCGCAGAAGGGCTATGCCTTTACCGAGTACGACGTGACCAAAGATCGGGCCGCCCTCGATGAGATGGTGAGGATCTCGGGGGCCCGGAGCGTCCCGGTCATCGCCGCCTGCAACGAAGTGATGATCGGCTTTGATAAGGCCCGCCTCGAGCAGATGCTGAGCTGCCTGAAACAGAGGACAGAGATTTAA